A stretch of the Archangium violaceum genome encodes the following:
- a CDS encoding tetratricopeptide repeat protein produces MSERNDLPRMPSSSSPGVPVAAVTLGSAPTRPVATEALASTLPSMPPASSPEQDARERIAVLEREARALGADPQAALLFHEMGRLWEDPLKNPRNAAMAYNQAYRLAPRFLANIRAARRLFADVGNWQMAVQLLEAELNATELPAGRAALLFEKGTLLEERLSREEDATAAFRQCLELAPQDVALLSQLETLFAARNDYPSLVEVYRLLATTLETPTLRAHYLTAAGLVLEERLKRPDQAAACFREAFTLDREDLLLLNALKRVALREGRAEELLEILTAEAEVLGPQGAPAWLQLSKMYERLGRKEEALAALLDARRVSPHEPLILSALANIYETRQRFEELADVLLAWVGSINDESELVAINLRLAALYEEDLKRETDAIARYQAIIARIPGHAAALAGLGKLYYRTQNWEGLVSVFDAESAAAQDPKEKAARMFKAAEVLEERLGRQEEAIQRYNSCLQLQPGYLPAQKALTRLYERQSRFAELVAMYEQDLLQTQDRDQLITTLNKVALIYEERLSDLDHAIECMRRILDLASDHLPSIRNLSRLLERAGRIQELITNQDLEASLVGDTKQVLSLYHRNAELLDEHLKDRAGAIAAYERVLTLTPSYLPALKALGRLYAQEGKWEQLIRMYRAEAEFSPTPEAAAALIYKIGELYEHRLKDEHQAVASFQEVLTLAPSHFPALRALARLYKAQGAWESLIEVLRAEAANRTDPVERANAIYQAATIWEDQLKRPDMAIEVFQEVLRLAPGHTATLRALERLFLADEDVKSLVALLDRETQMAQTAGAKVAAYMKLARLYLDHFQEPARAAQCCEAVLALEPQHLSALKTLERIRAGDRARRGELRLRLAELVKDGRLGTALRVNAAADLDKGVDVEALRRAVADNPRDVRLTFALERTLRQTGDAAALSELYMRRLQVVTDELERVELMLRCAELDESRLNNPLRAEQAYRAALQLQPQCLPAMQGLRRVLARRGDAASARVLLESEARVSKDPRSAIEAFVAAARLAAGPLRDTDGAIGLYRQALERDPLDAAATAGLEDLLASRGGAADLAALQERRGEARLAQGDTASAAVAFFDAAKTQISALANRPKALELLERTLALQPTNPEALELRAHLLLEERRHAEAATLLAQRIQLGGGEPAHLAQLHLTLGALYQDHLAEPSRAAVHLHAAREGMPHNIEVLERLAALFQQVHNWTGAVECLQRLLELELPVADRARHTVSLAQIHEQGLGDGASASALYRQALELTPGDTTLVDRLVTLYERAGNLPELSRMLEAQAAQAQSTGDTKRAATLRLKVAELCAGPLEDPARAVTLYRQLVEGDATHVPARAALANLYMRDAAASQLAIEEHRQLLRLEPTRVESLHSLFRLWEGLKQNDKAFCAAAVLHFLRSANDVETAFYTEMRTRLPMETQERLSVADVDAGLMHPSSRGPLVEVLRAVGDQLSKLHPPQLELLGVERKDKLKPDHAVFKAIRSVAQVFGVEEFEVYLARRGIIGLETTEPLSVCVGQDVVRRFNVREQKFLFGRAVLGLMNKTAVLTKLSRGETADLFGNSVRIYAPQFTALGRGNEEMVRQYRRAYSRKALKALEPAALELGPQSKVELAPVLEGLSYSADRAGMLMCGDVSVGLTMVLREDPNFATARVDQAEPLLQAVRERIDLQQVLAYILTDDFLRLRQRLGLAIA; encoded by the coding sequence ATGAGTGAGCGCAACGATCTGCCGAGGATGCCGTCCTCGTCCTCCCCCGGTGTCCCCGTGGCTGCCGTCACGCTGGGAAGTGCTCCCACCCGCCCGGTCGCCACCGAGGCACTTGCCTCCACCCTCCCCTCGATGCCTCCCGCCTCCAGCCCCGAGCAGGACGCCCGCGAGCGCATCGCCGTCCTGGAGCGCGAGGCCCGAGCCCTCGGCGCCGATCCCCAGGCCGCCCTGCTCTTCCACGAGATGGGCCGCCTCTGGGAGGACCCCCTCAAGAACCCGCGCAACGCCGCCATGGCCTACAACCAGGCCTACCGGCTCGCGCCCCGGTTCCTCGCCAACATCCGCGCCGCGCGCCGCCTCTTCGCCGACGTGGGCAACTGGCAGATGGCCGTCCAGCTCCTCGAGGCCGAGCTCAACGCCACCGAGCTCCCCGCCGGCCGCGCCGCCCTCCTCTTCGAGAAGGGCACCCTGCTCGAGGAGCGCCTGTCGCGCGAGGAGGACGCCACCGCCGCCTTCCGCCAGTGCCTGGAGCTCGCGCCCCAGGACGTGGCGCTCCTGTCCCAGCTCGAGACGCTCTTCGCAGCGCGCAACGACTACCCCTCGCTCGTCGAGGTGTACCGCCTGCTGGCCACCACGCTCGAGACGCCCACGCTGCGCGCCCACTACCTCACCGCCGCGGGCCTGGTGCTCGAGGAGCGCCTCAAGCGTCCGGATCAGGCCGCCGCCTGCTTCCGCGAGGCCTTCACGCTGGACCGCGAGGACCTGCTCCTGCTCAATGCCCTCAAGCGCGTGGCCCTGCGCGAGGGCCGCGCCGAGGAGCTGCTCGAGATCCTCACCGCCGAGGCCGAGGTGCTCGGGCCCCAGGGCGCTCCCGCCTGGCTCCAGCTGAGCAAGATGTACGAGCGGCTCGGGCGCAAGGAGGAGGCCCTGGCCGCCCTGCTCGACGCCCGCCGCGTCAGCCCCCACGAGCCCCTCATCCTCTCCGCGCTCGCCAACATCTACGAGACCCGCCAGCGCTTCGAGGAGCTGGCGGACGTGCTGCTCGCCTGGGTGGGCAGCATCAACGACGAGAGCGAGCTGGTGGCCATCAACCTGCGCCTGGCCGCCCTCTACGAGGAGGATCTCAAGCGCGAGACGGACGCCATCGCCCGCTACCAGGCCATCATCGCCCGCATCCCCGGCCATGCCGCCGCGCTCGCCGGCCTGGGCAAGCTCTACTACCGCACCCAGAACTGGGAGGGCCTCGTCTCCGTCTTCGACGCGGAGAGCGCCGCCGCGCAGGATCCGAAGGAGAAGGCCGCGCGCATGTTCAAGGCGGCCGAGGTGCTCGAGGAGCGGCTCGGACGGCAGGAGGAGGCCATCCAGCGCTACAACAGCTGCCTCCAGCTCCAGCCGGGCTACCTCCCCGCGCAGAAGGCCCTCACCCGCCTCTACGAGCGCCAGAGCCGCTTCGCCGAGCTCGTGGCCATGTACGAGCAGGATCTGCTGCAGACGCAGGATCGCGATCAGCTCATCACCACGCTCAACAAGGTGGCCCTCATCTACGAGGAGCGCCTGAGCGATCTGGACCACGCCATCGAGTGCATGCGGCGCATCCTCGATCTGGCGTCGGACCACCTGCCCTCCATCCGCAACCTGTCGCGCCTGCTGGAGCGCGCCGGGCGCATCCAGGAGCTCATCACCAACCAGGATCTGGAGGCCTCGCTGGTGGGGGACACCAAGCAGGTGCTCTCGCTCTACCACCGCAACGCGGAGCTCCTGGACGAGCACCTCAAGGATCGCGCGGGCGCCATCGCCGCCTATGAGCGCGTGCTCACGCTCACGCCCTCGTACCTGCCCGCGCTCAAGGCCCTGGGCCGGCTGTACGCGCAGGAGGGCAAGTGGGAGCAGCTCATCCGCATGTACCGGGCCGAGGCGGAGTTCTCCCCCACCCCCGAGGCCGCCGCGGCGCTCATCTACAAGATCGGCGAGCTGTACGAGCACCGGCTCAAGGACGAGCACCAGGCCGTGGCCTCCTTCCAGGAGGTGCTGACGCTGGCGCCGAGCCACTTCCCGGCGCTGCGCGCGCTGGCGCGGCTGTACAAGGCGCAGGGCGCGTGGGAGAGCCTCATCGAGGTGTTGCGCGCCGAGGCCGCCAACCGGACGGATCCCGTCGAGCGGGCCAACGCCATCTACCAGGCGGCCACCATCTGGGAGGATCAGCTCAAGCGGCCGGACATGGCCATCGAGGTCTTCCAGGAGGTGCTGCGGCTGGCGCCGGGCCACACCGCCACGCTGCGCGCCCTGGAGCGGTTGTTCCTGGCCGACGAGGACGTGAAGTCGCTGGTGGCCCTGCTGGACCGCGAGACGCAGATGGCCCAGACGGCGGGCGCCAAGGTGGCCGCGTACATGAAGCTGGCGCGGCTGTACCTGGATCACTTCCAGGAGCCCGCGCGCGCGGCCCAGTGCTGCGAGGCGGTGCTCGCGCTGGAGCCCCAGCACCTCTCCGCCCTCAAGACGCTGGAGCGCATCCGCGCGGGAGATAGGGCCCGCCGCGGCGAGCTGCGCCTGCGCCTGGCCGAGCTGGTGAAGGACGGACGCCTGGGCACCGCGCTGCGGGTGAACGCCGCCGCCGACCTGGACAAGGGCGTCGACGTGGAGGCCCTGCGGCGCGCCGTGGCGGACAACCCGCGCGACGTGCGGCTCACCTTCGCCCTGGAGCGCACCCTGCGCCAGACGGGCGACGCGGCGGCCCTGTCCGAGCTCTACATGCGCCGCCTCCAGGTGGTGACGGACGAACTGGAGCGCGTGGAGCTGATGCTGCGCTGCGCGGAGCTGGACGAGTCGCGGCTGAACAACCCCCTCCGCGCCGAGCAGGCCTACCGCGCGGCGCTGCAGCTCCAGCCCCAGTGCCTGCCCGCGATGCAGGGCCTGCGCCGCGTGCTGGCCCGCCGCGGGGACGCCGCCTCCGCCCGCGTGCTGCTGGAGAGCGAGGCCCGCGTCAGCAAGGATCCCCGGAGCGCGATCGAGGCCTTCGTCGCCGCGGCCCGGCTCGCCGCGGGCCCACTGAGGGACACGGACGGCGCCATCGGCCTGTACCGCCAGGCGCTGGAGCGCGATCCGCTGGACGCGGCGGCGACCGCGGGCCTGGAGGATCTGCTGGCCTCGCGCGGAGGCGCGGCGGACCTGGCGGCACTGCAGGAGCGGCGCGGCGAGGCCCGGCTGGCCCAGGGAGACACGGCCTCGGCCGCGGTGGCCTTCTTCGACGCGGCGAAGACGCAGATCTCCGCGCTGGCCAACCGCCCCAAGGCCCTGGAGCTGCTGGAGCGCACCCTCGCCCTGCAGCCCACGAACCCGGAGGCCCTGGAGCTGCGCGCCCACCTCCTGTTGGAGGAGCGCCGCCACGCGGAGGCAGCCACGCTGCTCGCCCAGCGCATCCAGCTCGGAGGGGGCGAGCCGGCCCACCTGGCGCAGCTGCACCTCACGCTGGGCGCGCTGTACCAGGACCACCTGGCCGAGCCGAGCCGCGCCGCGGTCCACCTGCACGCCGCGCGCGAGGGCATGCCGCACAACATCGAGGTGCTGGAGCGCCTGGCCGCCCTCTTCCAGCAGGTGCACAACTGGACGGGCGCGGTGGAGTGCCTGCAGCGTCTGCTCGAACTGGAGCTCCCGGTGGCCGATCGCGCGCGCCACACCGTATCCCTGGCGCAGATCCACGAGCAGGGGCTCGGTGACGGCGCCTCCGCCTCCGCGCTGTACCGCCAGGCGCTGGAGCTCACCCCGGGCGACACCACGCTGGTGGACCGCCTGGTGACCCTCTACGAGCGCGCCGGCAACCTGCCCGAGTTGTCGAGGATGTTGGAGGCCCAGGCCGCCCAGGCCCAGTCCACCGGGGACACGAAGCGCGCGGCCACGCTGCGGCTGAAGGTGGCGGAGCTGTGCGCCGGCCCCCTGGAGGACCCCGCCCGAGCGGTGACGCTGTACCGGCAGCTCGTCGAAGGAGACGCGACCCACGTCCCGGCACGCGCGGCCCTGGCGAACCTGTACATGCGCGACGCGGCGGCGTCCCAGCTCGCCATCGAGGAGCACCGGCAACTGCTGCGGCTGGAGCCCACGCGGGTGGAGAGCCTGCACTCGCTCTTCCGGCTGTGGGAGGGCCTCAAGCAGAACGACAAGGCCTTCTGCGCCGCGGCGGTGCTGCACTTCCTGCGCTCGGCGAACGACGTGGAGACGGCCTTCTACACGGAGATGCGCACGCGGCTGCCCATGGAGACGCAGGAGCGGCTGAGCGTGGCGGACGTGGACGCGGGGCTCATGCACCCCTCGTCGCGCGGGCCCCTCGTCGAGGTGCTGCGCGCCGTGGGCGACCAGCTCAGCAAGCTGCACCCGCCGCAGCTCGAGCTGCTCGGAGTGGAGCGCAAGGACAAGCTCAAGCCGGATCACGCGGTGTTCAAGGCCATCCGCTCCGTAGCCCAGGTATTCGGCGTGGAGGAGTTCGAGGTGTACCTGGCACGCCGGGGGATCATCGGACTGGAGACCACCGAGCCGCTGTCGGTGTGCGTGGGCCAGGACGTGGTGCGCCGCTTCAACGTCCGAGAGCAGAAGTTCCTCTTCGGCCGCGCGGTGCTGGGCCTGATGAACAAGACGGCGGTGCTCACCAAGCTGTCCCGGGGTGAGACGGCGGATCTGTTCGGCAACTCGGTGCGCATCTACGCCCCGCAGTTCACGGCGCTGGGCCGCGGCAACGAGGAGATGGTGAGGCAGTACCGCCGGGCCTATTCGCGCAAGGCGCTCAAGGCGCTGGAGCCGGCCGCGCTGGAGCTGGGGCCCCAGTCGAAGGTGGAGCTGGCGCCCGTGCTGGAGGGCCTCTCCTACTCGGCGGACCGCGCGGGCATGTTGATGTGCGGCGACGTGTCGGTGGGCCTCACCATGGTGCTGCGCGAGGACCCCAACTTCGCCACCGCCCGCGTGGACCAGGCCGAGCCCCTGCTCCAGGCCGTGCGCGAGCGCATCGATCTGCAGCAGGTCCTCGCCTACATCCTCACCGACGACTTCCTGCGCCTGCGCCAGCGGCTGGGCCTGGCGATCGCGTGA